TGAGTTCTTCCTCTTGTATCCTCTCTTTTAAACGTTTTTCTTTTTCCAGTAGAGGAATAATCTTCAACTTATCTTCTATTCCAAGCGCAATATACTGTTTAACCTGCTCTTCAAGCCTAGGAAGCCGAATTAGCTCTTCTTCAGTTGCAGCAATAGCATTCATTGCAGCTACTAACCTTACTCTATTGTCGCCTAGAGCCTTCAATGATTCCTGTATCTTCCATTCTCTTTCTCCGTACCCATCTTCAAGGAACCGAGACAAAAGTCTCCTCTGTGCATTACTATCCTGGGCAATTTCGAATATCTCATTCTGCCCATAAATCTCAATCTCTGGAAGCAAATCAGCGGGTTTGAATGATGAAATGTTTCCTTCCTCATCTTTCACAAAAGCCTCATCAGGATACTTTCTGCTTATGGTAAATTTTTTACCATTCATCTTGGATGAACGGATACCTAGTTCTATTCTAGCTTTTTCTTTACCAATATTTTCCTTAATAATCTCTTTGTATTGCTTCTGGGCATTCATACCGATAGGTTCAAGTTCCAAGGCATATCTGATACATTCCAAGAGTGTTGATTTCCCAGTACCTCGGCCCCCAATAACAGCATTGAGATGATCGGAAAAATCAATAGATATTCCATGAAGATACCCATTGGTTACTGTCATGGACTCAATCTTGGAATAATACTGCTTGGAAATATCACTGTTCAGCCTTACTCGAGATTCCGGATCCTGAAAGGCTAGGGTAAAAGCCTCAAAGCTTGGACGTGTCATTTTTATAAGACACGATGCTCTAGGATCCTTGAGTGTCTCTGGTTTTTCCACATCCTTGGCATTTATAATTGCTACTGGAGTCTCCCGATGATATTCGGGATCTTTATTCTGAAGGATTAATCTATACCCATTTCCTTCACCATTCCTTAAATCATTCAGGGAAGAAGGAATTTGTGCTGCTTTTAAAAGTGGATCCTGCCAAACATGATTAAGTTGTTGCTTCAATATCCCCTTATCATCCGTAACATGCGCGGCAAAACAGAACCCGCCTAAATCATCCACTTTAGCAAGAAGATTGCTCCCTCCTAAATGAGATGGCCACACTCCATTTAGTGGATTCATAAGCCCAAGAGCGCCAAGGTATCGGTCCAACTGATCCTTTGATGTCCCCTCCGGAAAGAGACAGACAAAATGCACCTTCTCTGTAGTACAAATTTCAAAACCCGGAAATACGAGAATATCATGCTGAGTAAACAAATCCCGAATTTTATCTATCCCATCAACATTGCCATGATCCGCAATTCCGATGATCTTAATCCCTTCCTCTTGGCATACTTGCAGGAGTTGTGCATTATATTCATCTTCAGAGAGGTTATGATCTGTTCCACGGTATTTGATGTAAGAAGAAGGATTTATTTGTAGAGCACACTTCCAGAATTGTGCTTTGGTATATTTCTTAGCAATATTTCCTTTCGTTTCCATCTCTATCCTCCACGAGCCTTTCAACTCAAGCTATCTAAAACCCCAGTAAGATTCTGCAATAAGCATACCATATAGTTAGGTATGAAAAACAGGAACAAATCTACCTCTTTGCATTATGACGACTCTTTGTTGAGACATAATAATAAAAATACCTGCTTTTGTTTCGATTCCATGCCTTTATTTGTCCAGGGATGAGCAATCACTATGAATGCTACAATACCCAAGGCTGACTCATGCCAACAGACAGTATTGAAATTGTCAGAACCTTTGTTACGGGGCCATCATCTTCGAACCTATTATATTCTCGGATCTTACATACCCATACTGCTGCAGGAAATACCTCTTTTCCTATGGAAACTTCCAATACCCATTGGGAACACTCATTCGGCTGCCATTCTCCAATTCATCATTTAAAAGTCCATTTCCCTTACGTTCTTTCTGATAACTGTATAATGATAGTAGGTAGACATACGTATAAAATCGCGCCAATACCAGCTAATAGTATATTACAGGGAAGATATTTACAAGTTTTACCCTACTCCACCGGCTCTACAAACACATAGACAGTGGAGGAATATAACCCCATGGGAGGGTTTTGGTAGATGGGCAGGTAAGCTTTGACCCCACCTTCCAGGACATGCATCTGGTGAGTGGAGTTGCCATCAATGGGAGAAGTCACTGACTGCACTGCTGTCTCAAACGTCTGGGACGAGGTAATGGGCACTACCGTTCGATTGGGCTTTGTGGCATCAAAGGCCAAGGAGAACGGAAAGACATCCCCATACTGGTTCCTGAAGAAGAACTGCGATTGGTAACCAGTAGCATCAGAAGCAAAGCGAATGGAAGCAGCAGAGTCCTCCGCACGGTAGATAACCTTGGCAATCTCCAAAGCATTGTACATATTGCTAGTCTGCTGTAACCAGGAGAAAGGAAACCCATCTTCCACAGTCTTCTCGATACTGAAGGAGAAGGATTCAGGCATCTGTCCCCAACCCCATCCCCTGCTGTCCTCTCCTGAGAGGGTTAGCAGAACCGAAGCCTCCTCATCCGACTGGATACAGAGCGCAGACTCATAGTACGTTATCCAACGGCTCCTGTTGGCATTACGTGTACGAATAATGGTCAAATCAATCCAGATATGACTGTAGGGATACAGATATTGATACCCATTACTCCCATTGAACACAGCTCTCTGTCCCTGGGCATTGTACCCCAACTGACCTACCTGGACGGTCTCATTCCCTGCCCCATAGGGGATGTCAATCACCTGCCCTGGACCGGTAATAACCGTATTGAACTGTGAAAAGTCATGTTGAGCATTGGACGGGCTATGGCGAAGCCCCTTTGCCCTGGCGACAATGAAGAACTCCCTGTAGTAACCGGTACTACTCTGAGCTGACCAATCGGTACCAGTAAAATAGAAACGGGAACCGCCGGTAGTTGGCCCATGGTTGAAAAACGTAAGCTGAGTGGGCTCTCCCGTGTAGATGAGACGACCAAGGAAACCCGGGTGGTCCCAAACCGGTGTGCCGTTCATATAGGCAGAAGGATCGTCAGGATTATCGTTGTAGTTAATAGCAAAATCCGTCAACGTACCCGTTGCTATGTCATAGGTAATCGAATTACCAAACAGTGAAATGTGTAACAAAACTATGATAATGGTACAGATTAATCCTAATTTTCGCGAAAATCTCATACAGTCCTCTATAACAATGATAATCAACAGTACTTCTTATGACATATCTATTAGAGGCAGTCAAGATATACACCTGTCTATTTTTTTATTGACGTTTTTCCCTGTTGCCTATCATATTCTGTATATGCCAACTCCCGGATTACGAAGCGAGCAATAGCAACCTCACTGAAACAGCGAATGGAGCATACACCGCTAGAGAAAATTACAGTCACAGACATCTGTGAAGACTGTGAACTGAACCGCAAGAGCTTCTATTACCACTTTCTGAACAAGTATGAACTGGTTATCTGGATCTTCGAAGAAGAGATCGGAAGACCAATTAGGCAGAACGTAGCAAGCAATAGCGTATCACTGTCCCTGGCGATGGAGCTCTGCGAGGCACTTGCCTCAGAGCGGGTGTTCTACGCTCATGCGCTGAGCGTTACAGGTCCAGGCTCGTTTCGGGAATACCTAGCCCATCAGATGCAACCAATGGTTCTACGATCCCTATCCATTGAGCATGGGTCCTCCCTTGATCTGGATGAAACGACCTACCTGGTCAGTGAATTTTTTCTCTCCTCACTGTACAGATGGCTGGAGCGTACCCCTCCAACCAGCGCAGAGACATTTCTTCAGAGCTTCTGCTCAGCATCACTCTCACTGACCAAGCGTATCCAGAACCTGCTGGATAGACCGACAGATTAATGCATATGTCCAGCTTTGTTGATACTGGTTATGATCCCTGCATTTCCTGCTGAGCGTATGAACTCCCCTGTGCCTCTTGTACTGCCTGCTCCATGGCTACAAGCTCTTCATCACTGAGAAAGTCAAAATGCGCTGCTCTCTTTCTTGCGGACAGCTTACCATTACCCTGCAGACACAACTGAATGAATAGATCGATCAGACGGTCAGGCATATCAATAATATCCTGAATCGCCTTTTTAGTAGCATCATAGTTGGCAAGGAAATTGAGCTCTTGCACAAGCTCTTCTTCAATCGTCTTGAGAATAAACGCCGATAAGGCTTCTGCTTGGACGGTCAAATCCATAAAAGAGTACCAAACAACACTCTCATTCTCCACTGTCATCCTCCCCATTTCATCGAGTCGATAGTCGATGACCTGAAGAAGTGGCCTGGAAAAAGCTTCCAACGATCGATCATACGCTTCTGGATTCTTAAGCATGACCGCTGAAATGGGGAACATGAGTCCACGCGGCACTAGGTTCTGTATAGAAAGAATATTGTGTAATAGAAAACGATGTATTCTGCCATTTCCATCCTCAAACGGGTGCAGAAACACAAAACCATAGGCGATCACTGCAGCATGGATAACAGGAGGGACTCCTCCTGTTTTCATCCTGGTATGGGAAGCAAGCAAACCCTCCATCAAACTTGGCAGATCATCAGGTCTTGGGCAGATATAGTGGATTATCTCCTTCTGATAAGCAACTGACTGCCCAACATAGTTTTGTTTCACCCGATAGTCACTGTCTCTGAATCGCGGGTCAACAATGCGGTTCTGAAGCTCAATCAGACGTTCCTTATCACAGAAATCTTCTTTTTCAGCAAGTTCCAGAGATGCAATGAATTTCTCTATACGGGAGGCATTGCTCTTGACGCGCTCAATCTCAAAGGAAGATTTAGTCTCTTTGTTATAGAGGTAGCTCAGTGCCCTGCGGAGAAGCCCGGGAGGATACGCCGTAACAATTTCCTCACACCGCTTTTTCAGTGCTGCAGAATCCAATTCTGAAAGCTTCTTCGTTTTCCTGACGACAGGGCAAAAGGCTCTAGTACCAAGGAGGTTGTTCACAATACGGTGACGTGGTGACCTCTCCCCTTTCTCTACGGTGTAATAGTCTCTGCTTTCCAAGGCATCAACATAGTTGCCGGTGGTCATGTCGTTGATAGGCAACAGATTTTCCGTTAGAAACTCATAGAAGAACCAAATCCTTCGGGCATATTTCCCGGTTGGTTTGGACCTGATGTACTCAGTGAGCACCCCAGGTGGCACCTCTTCGAAGATTTTTGCCAGCAAGGCCAGATTCACCCCGTCGTATTTCAGTGCAAACTCAAGATGTTCTCCAATTGTTTCTCCGGGCCAGTATTGGGTTCTGAAAACCTCATCAACAAACCCGTCCCGTATACTGATGGATTGTGTACCTGTAGCGGAGACTGTCGATCTATGCCAGTTAGGTATACCTACGATTTCAAGTTTCTCAATAAGATATGCGTACCCTGCCAATCGATGGTCAAAAACATGTATATGCATGGACATACCTCACAAAAGTAGTATCATAATGCAAATATAGTTATATTTTACCGATTTGTAAACATAAATCATTACTATTTGCCATTCTCTGCAAATTTAATTATTTTATAGGTAAAGCGATTACAGACGGAAGGCACTCTGTAAAAAAGGTATGATCCTGTCAGAATCCTTATTCGAAGGCGGTACCAAGCCACTTCTTTCCTGTCAGTCTTACATGCTTTTCGACTAATATTCTGCGAAACAGTTCAACACCTGTTGGATAGACCGACAGATTAATGCATATGTCCAGCTTTGGGACAGATCCCTGATACTGACCATACCCTGCTGGAGAAAACCTTCCATCTTATAGTGTATGACAAACCTACTGAAACGTCGTGGAACCGAGATGATCGCCCAGATGGCTTGGCTCTACTTGGAAGGAGCCCCGGAAGAAAACCTGCCGAAACTCTTGAAATTCATCGAATCGGTTGATATGGCCGAGTCCTCAAAGGAACTCCGGGAAAAAGTCCAGGAGGTCCTGAATACCATGCGGTCGCCTTGGTATGAGTACCTGCTCTCTTTCTGGCAGGACATCGACACCTCAGTATTCAAGCGGTTCTTCAATACCTGTATCCTGAATGCATACCTGACAAGAAAGAGGAAGGAAGTCGAACAGGACTGCACCATTCCCTGGTTGATCATATTGCACAATGAATGTGATGAGGCCATCAGGAAGGGAAAGCTCGCCGGTACCTACGTATACTGCTTTACCCAGATGCCAGATAACAAGAGAACAGACAGTAAGAAAATAGAAAACAAAAAGACAGACAAAGATACACTTATCGCGCTGTGCGTTGCACACCCCGACTGCGCATTCTTCGCTCCTTTTTCTGATGGTGTCATTGATGAAGCGTTTGCCTGCCAGCTTCTCAGCGTACAGAACCTCTACCCTGTGATAGCACCTGGCGATGAGCAAACACTGAAGCTCCTGAGGGAGAAGAAGCTTATCTTTGGATTACAAGATGCACCAGAGACGGGAACCTTGGTAGAGACCGGGGCGAAGTTCATCTGGTCATGCTCTGAAGATACCCGCCCCTGCCACCCCTTGGATGGGGAGAGGGAGGACTCCCCTGTTCAAGAACCATTCCTCTTGGCGTAGCCTCTCCTTGAAATTCCTCATCTGCGCATGCAGAAACATAGGAAGTCCTGCAAGATTGTGTATAATGAAATAATCAGAGCAGACTTCATAAGGAAAACCAGGCTACATGCAAGAGAATTACCTTAAGAGCGAGTTATACGAATTGGTCAAGACAGATACGAGTATTTTTGAGTTCATTCAATCATGGTCCCTGGATGGTATCTGGTACTGGGATCTGGAACATATGGAAAATGAATGGATGAGCCCCAAGTTCTGGGAAACCCTTGGCTATGACCCTGCAGAGAAGGAGCACCTTGCTTCTGAATGGCAGGACATCATCAACCCAGAGGACTTGGCACTGGCGAAAGAGAACATTTCAAAACACCTCGCTGACCCCAATCATCCCTATGACCAGATTGTACGCTACACCCATAAAAATGGCTCCACAGTCTGGATCCGCTGCAGGGGGCTTGCAATCAGGGATAAAAACGGAAAGCCCTTGAGAATGCTCGGTGCCCATACGGACATAACCACCCTGAAGCAGACCGAACTGGAGCTCTCTCGCTTGAGTGAAGAGTATGGAAAAGTGTTCAATGGTACGCAGGACGCCATGTTCCTCATGAGTGTCAGCAAAGAGGGTGAATTCCGATTCATACGCAATAACCTTGCCCACCAGAGCAAGACCGGTATCACGTTGAAGCATATACGAGGGAAGACTCCACAAGAACTCTTAGGCAAGGAGATGGGAGACCTTGTTGCAAGCAACTACCAGAAGTGTGTTATTGCCAAGCATTCAGTTACTTATGAGGAAGAACTCCCCTTACCAGAAGGAACGCGTTTCTGGTTGACCACTCTGACCCCCATTATGCGAGAAGGACGCGTTGCCTTTTTGGTTGGTTCAGCAACCGACATGACCAAACGTAAGACGCTGGAACTTCAGCTACAGCAATACGCCAACTACGATACACTGACAGGGCTACCCAATCGAAGGGTGTTCTATGAACGGCTGGAACAGTTGGTAAGAGAGCGAGCAGAGGAAAGCTCCTCCATTGCCCTACTCTACATCGACCTGGATGGGTTCAAGGAGATAAACGACACCTACGGCCATGAGGCCGGGGATGATGTCCTCATCATCATAGGGAATCGTTTGGTGAAGTTCATTAGTGGCTCCAATTTTGTCGCTCGCCTCGGTGGTGATGAGTTTGCCCTGGTTCTGGCAGAGGCAGAAGAGAGAGAAGGTGTGGAGAAACTTGCAGCAACCATCCATGGATCGCTGCAGGAGCCGATGACTACCAAAGGCGGAACCTATCAGGTAGGAGCAAGCATTGGGATTGCCCTCTACCCTGAGAGTTGCAGCGACAGTGAGACCTTGGTACGAAATGCCGATATGGCCATGTACGAGGTGAAGAAAAACGGCAAAGGCGGGGTAAGGGTATATCAACTGGCAAAAGGTAGTTGAAACAACATAGTTTCAATACAAATACTGATAGAGTATACATATCTCTCTCGCAATATTATATCTTATTGGGTTCCTAAATCCCGCGTTCCATGTTAGCGTTAGGTACTATCATTTGACACGGGGTATCATATGTGGTTTCTGCTCTTTTCCATGTCCTTCAAACGCAAACTAATCTTTCTTCTCCTCTGCTCGGTGACTGCTGCAGTCGCTCCGGTTGCTTATTATGTGTATGAGGAGACCAAGGAAATACTGATCCAGGAAACACAGGAAAAGGCCATTGATATTACTGCTACCATCTCAGCCTTTCTCACTGAGGAGATCGAATGGTATCGAAGACTCTCTGAAACTGAAACACTTGTTCCTGGAAGTGAGTTGGAAGCGTATTACCTGAAGAGTAATGAAATCTTCCGGAAGATAAAGGAACACACTGATGTCGCCTTTGTCTTCACCGGTGCATATGTAGATGAAAAGACCAATCGTTATATCCTGGACGGGGAGGACCCCGCTAGCGAGTGGTTCTCGCCTTTCGGCAGTACTGACCCACTGAATCCCCGTGAAAAGGAAGTGTATCTCACAGGCAAGTCACTCGCCAGTGAGATTGAGGAAGACCCCATCTGGGGGAGGTATCTCACTGGCTACAGTGCGATCATCGACCATCGTGACAACACACTGGTGGGATGGGTCGGCGTAGATTATGAGTCTTCGGCCATCCAGAGTCGATATGCACGAGTGTCTTGGATACTGGGCATCTGCTTTGCACTGTTTATCGTCACCACCTCAGCGGTGTTATATTTCATCATTTTATTCATCCATAACCACATCCACAAGGACTATCTGACCAAACTGGAAAACAGCAGGTCCTTCTCACGGTATCTCGCTCATCTGATCAAGCAGAAGATCCCATTCTTTCTCTTCATGCTGGATGTAGACAAGTTCAAGGCGATCAACGACACGTTTGGTCATGCGGTTGGTGATGCCGTACTCTCCCAGATTGCACAACGACTGGATGAGACAACCCAGCTTGCAGGCAAGTGTTTCCGCTACGGAGGAGACGAGTTCACCATCCTCTACCCCACCAGTTCCCTTGCCAAGGCTGAACTTCTGAAAGAGGAAATCCAAGCAGAGATTGAAACGATTACCTTACCAGAACTACGAGGCACACACCTTGCAATAAGCGTAGGGCTTGCTGCTTGGCAGGAAGGCATGAGCGCAGAAGAACTGCTTCGCAAAGCTGACAAGGAACTCTATAGGGATAAGATGCGATAGACTGTAGCTTGGATTCTTACCTCGTATTTATGTCCGCAAGACACCAGCTCCTCGACTTGTAATCAGTTCCAACCTGTGTCTATTGGAGCACTGACCCTTACCGTGCAGACACTCTTGCTACTCGTGTCAGTGAAATCCTACGAGCACTACCTTTCCTCATGCAGTACGCTGTAAGTGAGTTTATCGACAGCAAGGGAATGAAGGGGACAACGGAGATGGTATCTCGTCTTGAAGCCATATGTATAAACCTACATGAAGATGGTCATGATACCTAAGCTTTCTATTCGTCCCTTGCTGTGTTTCTCAATGATCTCGAAGTACGGGATGTACCTGGAGCAATGACTCAATGCCACCCAAACACGAGGGCTTTGTTCCATGGTACATTCCGCCATTAGCCTAACTTGTACAGAAAGGAGGGATGCTGTGTATGATGTTCACCCCAACCATCCTGCATGACACAGGTCCCCGCACCTTGCTCCTTGTCAATCTCAGCCCCATTCACAACCTTACCCTCCACCATGGATTCTCCTATGCCGAGCAGATACTCAGCGAGGTGACTCTCAAACTGCAAGCACTGGCTTGCAAACAGATTCAAACAACCATCATGTTTACTCGGTATCATCTGTTCTATGTCCGGGAACAATCACCTAAATTCTATCATGAGCTTACCACATGCTTGGACCAGGTCCTCTCACGAGAGGGCATTGGCTGGGGAATAGGTTTGGTGGAATTTGAAGAGATCCAAGAGGAAGAACTTGAAGAGCTCTTCAGAAACGTCCTCGTAGCCTCAGAGACTGCCTTGGAAACAGAAAGCAAATTCTGCTTCTTTACCCAAGAGATGCAGAAGCAAGATAAGCGAAGAAACACTATTCTTGCAGAACTCTTTGCTGCAATACAGGAACAGGCGATGGAGAAAATACATCTTCAATATCAACCCATTGCCTCCCTGGAAACAAACGAGATCAGTGAACTGGAGGTGCTCTGCAGGTTCCAAAGCGATACGTATGGAATTGTATGGCCGGATGAGTTCATTCCCCTCTCTGAGATGAGTCGCCAGATCATCCCCCTGGGAACCATGATATTCCAAAAAGCATTCACATTCTGCAAGGTTCTCAAGGAGCGTGTGACGGACTCTCTTCGGCTTTCGATCAATGTATCAGTCGTTCAGCTCCTCTATCCTGACTTTCTCTCCAACCTCTATTCGCTGATGGACTTGTATGAAGTAGACCCTTCCTCACTCGTACTGGAGATTACCGAGTCATGCATTATCCCCAACTACCATGCGATGAATGCTTTGTTTTCCGATATCCAGAGCCATGGCATCACCCTGGCAGTAGATGACTTTGGGACAGGATACTCATCACTGGCTCATGAGGAGCAACTCTCCCTTGAAGTACTCAAGATTGATAAAATCTTTATCGATGCACTCTCTTCTCTCCCAGAGGAGCGGGCATTGGTACAGGACATCATCTCCATGGGTCATAGACTTGGACGTACAATTATTGCAGAGGGAGTAGAGACTGCTGAACAGCGAGAACGACTCCAATGCTATGGATGCGACAAGATTCAGGGCTATCTTGTCAGCAGACCACTGGATGCAGATGAAATACTGCAGTTCCTTGCGGAAAAAGATCTAGTTACCGAGAATGTCGGCTAGGTCCGCATCCTGCACAGGCTTCCGGAGAAAAGCGGTGATCCCGGCCTCTTTACAACGTCTTCTTACCTCCTCTCCCTGATAGGCTGAGACAGCGACAATCCTGGCAGACGCTGTTTGTTGCATAAGTATCTTGGTTGTCTCAATACCATCGAGCGAGGAAAGCGAAAGATCCATGAAGACAACATCGAAGGGTGCTTCTTTAAAGCGGATAATCGCCTCCTCCCCTGTCTCGGCTGTCTCTACCTGTACTTGCCATCGCTCGAGCTTCTGTTTCATCATAGCCCTGTTGATCACTGCATCGTCCACAACGAGCGCTCTCACTCCACGAAAGTCATAGGTAGGAGATAAATTGCGAATAGAGAGTTTCTTCAGAAACTCCAAATACCAAGTAAGCACTGACTGTCCCTCCAAGAGCCAGCCCTGTATCGGTAATGAGTCCTTGTATCGTTGGTACACTGCCCTATCGAATGTAGCCCCATAGAGGAACCATTTCTTGGGCACACGGGCATAACCTTGTATGAGGGACTTCTCAAGCAGTTGTTCATGGAGAATGAGAATCTGCCCCTCATCTGAGGGAATCGCTGATGAGGTGTAACACTGTATCCTCTGCGCTTTCAGCAAGGAGAGGAACTGGGTAATTTGCCCGGTCACCTCTCCGACATAACAAACTGGAGGGAAATTGGGTTGTACTTTGAATTTGAGCGGTTTGCTGGATGTATCAGTTATTGCAAAAGGAAGTGAGATGGTAAAGGTAGTTCCCTCCCCTATCTTGCTCTGTACGTCGTCTATGGACCCATGCATGGCGTCGACCAACTGCTTTACAATACTGAGCCCCAATCCATACCCACCGTCTTTTGAGGGGACAGGGGTTTTATCCCCCTGGGAAAAGAGATTCTGGACAGTATCCTCGTCCATACCTTTACCATGGTCATGCACGGAGAATCGCAAGACAGCCTGGTTAACGGTCAACTCACCCAGACTTACTGAAACCTTAACCGGTCCCTTTTCTGAGTACTTTACTGCATTATGGAGAAGGTTGATGAGAATCTGGGCAAGACGGACACCATCTCCAATCAGATTACTGGGAATAGCCTGCTCATAGGATGTGGTGATGCTGATCTCTTTCTCCGCTGCCACAACACTGAGCGCTTCCTTTGCGTTTTCTACCACTACCCACACAGAGAAAAGTTGCCGTTTTATCGTATACCCCTCCTTTGAGAAGGAAGAGTAGTCGAGAATGTCATGCAAGAGGTTTGTCAGGAACAAACTGCTTGCATGGATGGTGGAGAGACTGCTCCGCTGAATGCCGGTCAGAGTACTCTTCTCCAGCTGGTTTCCTGCCTCCACAATTGATAGAAGGCTGTTATGGATATCATGACTGATCCTTGCATAGAAGTTCTGCATATAACGGTTGGTACGTTCTTTTTCGTCAGCAAGATCACGGCTATGTTGCAGGGCTTGTTTCAGCTTCCGCTCGGACTGCATCCGTGCAAAGAACACCCCAAGCACATGGGCAAAAAAGTGCAACAACCCCCTCACCTGCTCTGGCCAATCCTTGTAATCTCTTACCATGTCAAAGCCGATAAACCCAATCAGCTGATGGCTTGCAGAAATGGGCTCTATCAAGAGAGAGGTTATCCCCTGCGGGAGCAGGATCTCCCTCTCCCCCTTCCAGGCATCTGGAAGGGCTGCGACATTCCTTATATAGATTTCCTGTCCATGCTGAAGGGTCTCCATCCACTTGGGCATCTTGCTGCAGGGTACCTTCTGTAGAATGTCCTTCTGAGGAGCAATTCCTGGGGCACACCACTCATGCGTATTACTCGCAAAATCCTTCTGGGGAGAAAAGGTAAAGATATAGCTTCTTTCCGCCCCACTCCACCGACCCAGCTTTTCCAAGATATGGAGCAGTACATGCTCACTCTGCTCAACAGGCGTCTGGAGAAGCGTGAAGGTAAGGTTCAGCAGGAGATTGACGAACTGATTTGTATCATCTGCACACGGGTGAGGGCGCTCCTGTATTCTGAGTACTACA
This sequence is a window from uncultured Sphaerochaeta sp.. Protein-coding genes within it:
- a CDS encoding ATP-binding protein gives rise to the protein MKTTKQNCTPPLDYLDVGVFSFTVPQQDRCILQAINSKACTLLGLKYPSPTIEHILEVLDLEPSLLHGRLHAQDEGASAFQVVTATGKRLQVTAHHQREGQSFTLLIAPACNSAVSGHPVGVYTHDLLFTLNTDYRILRVFSTKLEQYLKLPAERVIGQVFTDFFDQATAEDIRISLERARITLSKQIMFYHSPIDRDNRIFKATIHWVERNQRVLCYFAVDEVNHSTDSSVAILHEAPPGILILDRDGDILFADALSEKLLGVEAKTLVGTKLKTLIPVAGDTSSSTVSYVSPRGKRSGLHISSTPLLSQHDHTHVVLRIQERPHPCADDTNQFVNLLLNLTFTLLQTPVEQSEHVLLHILEKLGRWSGAERSYIFTFSPQKDFASNTHEWCAPGIAPQKDILQKVPCSKMPKWMETLQHGQEIYIRNVAALPDAWKGEREILLPQGITSLLIEPISASHQLIGFIGFDMVRDYKDWPEQVRGLLHFFAHVLGVFFARMQSERKLKQALQHSRDLADEKERTNRYMQNFYARISHDIHNSLLSIVEAGNQLEKSTLTGIQRSSLSTIHASSLFLTNLLHDILDYSSFSKEGYTIKRQLFSVWVVVENAKEALSVVAAEKEISITTSYEQAIPSNLIGDGVRLAQILINLLHNAVKYSEKGPVKVSVSLGELTVNQAVLRFSVHDHGKGMDEDTVQNLFSQGDKTPVPSKDGGYGLGLSIVKQLVDAMHGSIDDVQSKIGEGTTFTISLPFAITDTSSKPLKFKVQPNFPPVCYVGEVTGQITQFLSLLKAQRIQCYTSSAIPSDEGQILILHEQLLEKSLIQGYARVPKKWFLYGATFDRAVYQRYKDSLPIQGWLLEGQSVLTWYLEFLKKLSIRNLSPTYDFRGVRALVVDDAVINRAMMKQKLERWQVQVETAETGEEAIIRFKEAPFDVVFMDLSLSSLDGIETTKILMQQTASARIVAVSAYQGEEVRRRCKEAGITAFLRKPVQDADLADILGN